Proteins encoded within one genomic window of Setaria italica strain Yugu1 chromosome IV, Setaria_italica_v2.0, whole genome shotgun sequence:
- the LOC105914306 gene encoding uncharacterized protein LOC105914306 — MAAYCNEVRKLEDKFDGLELNHVARRFNEAADELVKAASGRMPVPDGVFVSDQLKPSIRYLEEVGSAPPVPDPSADPEGINTALPDSALEAKPSDPVVIEITADPAAGADPRSDWRAPYLDYLVRGTLPADKTEARRIARRAKSFTIIDQELYKRSHTGILQRCIPIEQGKVLIQNIHVGACGHHAAPRTLVGNAFRQGFYWPTAVAYATQVVRTCEGCQFFARQTHLPAQALQTIPITWPFAVWGLDLFTGKRFLQFCDDHHIRVDWAAVAHPRTNGQVERANGMILQGLKPRIFDRLKKFGGRWVAELPAVLWSLRTT, encoded by the exons atggcagcctactgcaacgaggtccgtaagctcgaggacaagttcgacgggttggagctcaaccacgtcgcaaggcgcttcaacgaagccgctgacgagctggtgaaggcggcgtccggccggatgcccgtccccgacggcgttttcgttagcgaccagctgaagccctCAATCCGTTATCTGGA ggaggtcggcagcgcgccacctgtcccggacccgAGCGCCGATCCCGAGGGAATCAACACTGCCTTACCCGACTCGGCCCTGGAAGCCAAGCCGTCCGACCCCGTGGTCATAGAAATCACGGCAGACCctgcggcgggggccgacccccgaagcgactggagagccccgtacctcgactaccttgtccGCGGCACGCTCCCGGCGGACAAAACagaagcccgcaggatcgcgcgccgtgcaaaatccttcaccatcatcgaccaggagctctacaagagaagtcacactgggatcctccagcgctgcatcccgatagAGCAGGGAAAGGTGCTGATCCAGAATATCCACGTcggggcttgtggtcaccacgccgcgccgaggacgcttgttggcaacgccttccgacaaggtttttactggccaaccgcggtcgcgtatgctacccaggtagtccgcacctgtgaaggatgccagttctttgcccgccaaactcacctgcccgcgcaggcgttgcaaaccatccccatcacatggccgtttgcggtctgggggctggatctc ttcaccgggaaaagatttctccagttctgcgacgaccaccacatccgagtggattgggcggcagtggcgcacccccgcacgaacgggcaagtcgagcgagccaacggcatgatactccagggtctcaagccacggatcttcgaccgcctcaaaaagttcggcggacggtgggttgcggagctcccagcagtcctctggagcttgaggacgacc
- the LOC106804304 gene encoding uncharacterized protein LOC106804304, with product MDGGSGLNLLYAETLDAMGIDRSRLRPSMAPFHGFVPGKQATPLGQIDLPVTFGTPSNYRKEVLTFEVVGFRGTYHAILGRPCYAKFMAIPNYTYLKLKLPGPNGVITVGTTFQKAYECDVECCEYAAAITVTSDMAVQLAEVIEDRPDAKQSSTSFEPTEGIKEVPLDPGCSNGGVVRISAALSPK from the coding sequence atggatgggggcagcggcctcaacctcctctacgccgagactctcgatgctatggggatcgatcgctcccgcctccgtcccagcatggcacccttccatggcttcgtgccagggaagcaggcgacgcctcttgggcagatcgacctacccgtcacgtttgggaccccttccaactataggaaggaggtcctcaccttcgaggtggtagggtttcgcggaacctaccatgccatcttgggacggccgtgctacgcgaagttcatggcaatccccaactacacatacctcaagctcaagctgccggggcccaacggggtcatcaccgtcggcacaaccttccagaaggcTTATGAGTGCGACGTGGAGTGTTGCGAGTatgccgcggccatcaccgtcaccagcgacatggcggtccagcttgctGAGGTGATCGAAGATCggcccgacgccaagcagtcgaGCACCTCcttcgagcccaccgaaggtatcaaagaagtccctcTCGATCCCGGCTGTTCCAATGGTGGGGTTGTacggatcagcgcggccctatcccccaaatag